From Methanomassiliicoccus sp., the proteins below share one genomic window:
- the argH gene encoding argininosuccinate lyase, translating into MSGEKKTLWSGRFSEGASHSTLAFTSSLRDDSRLARYDVIGSLAHVRMLARQNVIGAKDAKDIEQGLKGILKQVEERTLPIQQDLEDIHSNIEFILTDRIQDAGARLHTGRSRNDQVVTDVRMFLRDATLDTIETIMMLEKGLMERAEAYHDVILPGFTHVQHAQPVTVGHWMMAHLQRLQRDAGRFIDSYERLNICPLGSAALAGTTYNIDRTYTAQLLGFEAPCSNSMDGVSDRDFVAEYLFAAALTAVHLSSLCEELVYWSSPEFGFVEMADAYSTGSSIMPQKKNPDVAELTRGRAGAALGDLVSIMVTMKGLPTAYNRDLQEDKPALFASYDRLIPCLRMTTSMISTMKINAERMFQACQEGFLNATDLADYLVVKGLPFRNAHEVVGAVVRHAIERKGRLEDLSLKELKGFCDLIEEDVFELLPIERCVARRTSLGGTSPLVFAPQVERARSEIKAQASYVERERKRIAGAFSALLE; encoded by the coding sequence ATGAGCGGTGAGAAGAAGACACTTTGGTCCGGAAGGTTCAGCGAGGGCGCCTCCCACAGCACCCTGGCGTTCACATCCTCCCTTCGGGACGACAGCCGCCTCGCCAGGTACGATGTCATCGGCTCCCTGGCCCACGTGCGCATGCTGGCCCGTCAGAACGTCATCGGCGCCAAGGATGCCAAGGATATCGAGCAGGGCCTCAAGGGCATACTGAAGCAGGTCGAGGAGCGGACACTTCCCATCCAGCAGGACCTGGAGGACATTCACTCCAACATCGAGTTCATTCTCACCGACCGCATCCAGGACGCCGGCGCAAGGCTGCACACGGGCCGCAGCAGGAACGACCAGGTGGTGACGGACGTACGCATGTTCCTCCGCGATGCCACCCTGGACACCATCGAGACCATCATGATGCTGGAGAAGGGGCTGATGGAGCGGGCGGAGGCCTACCACGACGTGATACTCCCCGGCTTCACCCACGTCCAGCATGCGCAGCCGGTGACGGTAGGGCACTGGATGATGGCCCATCTTCAGCGCCTGCAGCGTGATGCTGGGCGCTTCATCGATTCCTACGAGCGGCTCAACATCTGCCCCCTGGGATCGGCCGCACTGGCCGGAACGACCTACAACATCGACAGGACATACACGGCACAGCTGCTGGGCTTCGAGGCTCCCTGCTCCAACTCCATGGACGGCGTTTCCGACCGTGATTTCGTGGCCGAGTATCTGTTCGCCGCGGCCCTGACCGCTGTGCACCTCTCCTCCCTGTGCGAGGAGCTTGTGTACTGGTCCTCGCCGGAGTTCGGCTTCGTGGAGATGGCTGATGCCTATTCCACCGGAAGCAGCATCATGCCCCAGAAGAAGAACCCCGATGTCGCGGAACTGACCCGGGGCCGTGCCGGGGCGGCTCTAGGGGACCTCGTCAGCATTATGGTGACGATGAAAGGCCTTCCTACCGCCTACAACCGGGACCTGCAGGAGGACAAACCCGCCCTCTTCGCTTCCTACGACCGCCTGATCCCCTGCCTGCGCATGACCACATCCATGATCTCCACCATGAAGATCAACGCGGAGAGGATGTTCCAGGCATGCCAGGAAGGTTTCCTCAACGCCACTGACCTCGCGGACTACCTCGTCGTCAAGGGCCTTCCCTTCCGCAATGCCCACGAGGTGGTGGGGGCGGTGGTCCGCCACGCCATCGAGAGGAAGGGCAGGCTGGAGGACCTGTCGCTAAAGGAGCTGAAAGGGTTCTGCGACCTGATCGAGGAGGATGTGTTCGAGTTGCTGCCCATCGAGAGGTGCGTGGCCCGCAGAACGTCCCTGGGAGGGACCTCGCCCCTGGTCTTCGCTCCGCAGGTGGAGCGCGCAAGGTCCGAGATCAAGGCTCAGGCCTCATATGTGGAACGGGAGAGGAAAAGAATAGCGGGCGCGTTCAGCGCCCTTCTGGAATGA